The Coffea arabica cultivar ET-39 chromosome 2c, Coffea Arabica ET-39 HiFi, whole genome shotgun sequence genome includes the window tttaatgaaagtgcgtatgatttcgtcctcggtcattggtggctcgacttttgcagctatttttctccacctcttggcataggtcttgtgatcctcggagggttttctcttcgttccttccaacgtggttcgtgtcggagccagctcgcagttatactcgtactgtctcacaaaagcattggacaaaTCAATCCAGGTTTTCACTTCTTCGGGCTTCAGGTTAgagtaccagtcgagtgcatccccctccagactttcgggGAATAACCTTAAAGGCAAATTCTCGTCGTCTACAGGctttcccaacttgttagcaaacagcCGGAGATGTGTTTTGGGATTTCCtgttccatcatacttgttaaatttaggggttttgaacccctcaggcaactgcACATTCGGAAAAAGGCAAAGCTCGTCGTAATCCAGAACTCCTTGCTTGGTCAACCCTtgacttttcctcataaattcatcaaaacggtcaaggcgcttaagcagctttatatcaacgggagcggaagattcccccatttctggcttggtttgaacagtaTTGTCTggcaggaatggctcagcagcagtgtgataaaaggtgtgtggctcaggtggtatatttgaagtgacTTGGAGTTGTGGACCTCGCATGTGAGTAGGAAAAAATGGAGGATTAGGGGGGTAAGTGTATGGccaatttgtggtgggataggtgaaagtttcttctgGTGGAATAGGGAAGGATGGAGTAACGGTGgcttgagtcgaaggcatgacaaatggctcttgcTCAGGCTGCTTGACAGGTACGggctcgggttgaactccgctgctaattagctcgtcaatcaatttcctttgggccgccatctcggtagccatttcaccaaacttagtaagcatctcAGTTAGCTGAACCCCCAAACTCACAGTCTTGGGTTGAGCGGTAGCAGCAGACCTATCCGACGgctccggttgtgaactcatgtttacacgactcttCTGGGCTcgactacgggatcgtgttatgatggggtttcgatgagaagctatgtttaaatattacctgaaaatATGAAATGACCTGCCTTTAGATCTTAGCCCTcgcttagtttttttttcaacaaaaatagaataaagaaaagaaaaagacaagagttagtaaatatccaaaaaaaacttggatgcatgtcctattggggagcccttttgcgccaagggtaggcctagtatGATGCAACACTTTCGGAGTGAGACCCGTTAATCAAACCTGTTATTTGACAAACGCTTTGTGCAAAGGGAGAGATtcatttcattgcagaaaccatATACATTTGTTTACATCATATCACGAAGGCGATTTTGTACAAGATTACCAAAATTTTTTAGCCTATCTAGTACAGAATCTCTACTTTCTCTAGCATATGGCATCTTGACACGTTCGGCTTGATCATATAATTCCCCACATTTCCGCTTCATCTCTTGGCATTTTTCTCGCTCCTTTTCATATAACCTCTTGTTTTCTTCTGCCTTTTCCTTATGTGCCTCGACGGATTTCTTCAACTGTAACACCTCTTTGTCCTTGCCTTTCACGATGGCTCTCAACTTCTCGATCTCCCCATATGGTTCATGTTGCAACTCTTACGTGGTGGAGTCTTTTAACCAATCCTCGTATTACGAAGTTATTACCCCCTTCTATTTGAGATCCGGAAGATAACTAATGCTTCTATCGTCAGATATTGTTCTCCAAGATTCAGTGATTTGGCTCTTCATAGGGATCTCTTTTGGGCATACCCCCTGATCAAAGAAAACGGTGACTTCACTAAACTCGGAAATAGGCGGCGGCCCCTGAATGCGACCTAGTTGTCTGAGAAACCTCTTCGGGGTATATGAGATGATTCCTTGAGTACCCAGCAAGAGAACGCATTCTGATGCCTTAGTCCGAAGTATCGGTTTAAAACAATCCGTCCAATCTAATACCCACCTAAAGTCATGATCTGGCAGTATTTTCAAGTAGTCCACATATTCAGATGCGTTCTTCGGTAGATCTTCTTCGTTGACTCTTTTGGGATGTGTAACTATCCAATTGTATCCAACTACCGGCAAACTATTGGCAACAGATGCTTGTCTCTTAAAATGCCCCGTAGCCCATATGTATAAAACCAAATTTGCCGCATAAAAGAACTTTTCTCCCTTTCGACAACTGGTACAAGCTAAGAGAATGTCTGCGAGAATGGTTGGGACTATAGAGCATTGCTTACCTTGGATTCCCAAAAAAAGATCATTCACAACTTTTGCTAATTTAAAACCTATCTTTTGATCTTTCCTTGGAAAGAAATAGATCCCAGCTATAACTACTCCATATACTAGTGGCCTTTTGCGCTCCCATATGGCTTTGGAAGTGAACACAAAATCTATCATATGCCTCTCGAATCCGTCGCGTGGCGTAAAACGTTCAAACAAAATATTCACGGCGACGCCCTAATCTGACCCTCGTAGTACTGAATCTTTCAATcctataatttgacaaaattcggCCTTGTCGGGAGCGGATGGAAAAACCAAGGTGGTTCCATGTATGGGTAAACTAAGGAGGCCAGCTACTTCCTCGAGTGTTATAGTCATTTGCCTATTACCTATTCTAAAAGCAGAACACTATGGgtcctgtagacaccaaatttttaaataatttgtatgtttttatttctgttttagtgataattcctatctatttttatttgttaatttcatgatttttgtttgAAGTACTTTAATATTTGATCGGGCTTTCTCTCTATAATCGGGCTTCCTCACCATTTTCGGGCTTTACAAGTTTAGTAGGGTTTCATGGCGGCTCCCCAGCATGGGGAGGCGCCGCTTCTTGCTCGTCCTACGAAGACGTTTGCCTCCATTCTTTCTCAATCTCCGTCTTCTTCGTCCTCTAGCATTGGCCATCTCAGTACTTACAAGGGGGAGCCTTCGTTGGTGATTTCCAGTCAAGATATGATACAGATAGCAGCACCTTATTCTAATGCACTGGTTGGCAGGTTTGCAGTTGGTCGCCCTTCCATGGAGATTATTCGCAAATTTATCGTTTCTTTGGGGCTGAGGGGTGAGTGTCCGATAGGGTTATTAGATTCCAAGCATATTCTGTTACGGCCTTCCGTGGAGGAGGATTACACCAGACTCTGGTGtcgcaagtcttggtacattggCAAATTCCATATGTCCCTGTCGAAATGGACAATCGATTTTAAACCGGGAGCAGAGTCGTCCATCGCGCCAGTTTGGGTCAATTTCCCAGGTCTTCCATTGCCGTTTTTTGAAAAGCAATTTCTACTTAAGCTGGGTAACTTACTTGGCCGCCCATTAAAGGTGGATGAAGCTACGGCTTCGCTGAAGCGTCCGTCTGTAGCTCGTATATTGTTGGAAGTCGATGTATTGCATTCTCCAAGATCCAGGATTTGGATCGGCGATGACCAGTGGGGTTTTTGGCAGAAAATTGAGTATGAAGAATATCCTTCGTATTGCGTTTTTTGCTCGTCAATTGGTCATGTTGAAAGTACCTGTCATCAGAAATATCCGGAATTGCGGCCTGTGCGACGTGCTAGACCATCAGCTTCGACTCAAGTCAGGCAAGTCTTTCAACCAAAGGGAGGACCGGCTGTCGATGAATCTCTTCCTGTGGTGGATCCGGGGGTTGTGATAGTCCCAAGGGTACAAGTGCGGGAAAACAGTAATCCCGCTGCAGATGTCTCTATTACTGGTATTCCATCATCATCGTCTAACCCTGTTAGGGGTAGCCCTACTCAGGCTAATGTTCATACTCAAGATCCGGTTCTTCCTGATTCATATCGGGGGGGTGCTGCAGATACACAGAATGATATCTCTGTACTGACCCGTTTTCCcccagattcttcttcttcggtTAAAGCTTTATCGGACACAATCCCTTCTTTCGGCCGAGATGATATTTTGTTGACTAAGTCTGTGGCTTCAATGCCGCAGCGTGAGCGGGCTTGTTCACTCTCTCCTCGACGGCATGAAGGTCATGCTCGTCTAGTGCGCTATAACTCCGAAGGTCAGTTAGGGGTGAAAAGTATTTCTTTGGTTGagttaaaaaattttggggATCGGCTGGCCAGCAGAATCACAGCATCTAAGTTATGCGGTGACCCGGTTGTCCCTGGAGCACTCCTGGATGATACAGACACTCAATTGCTGCAAAATTTGGTCCAAGGTCACAAGACTCGTGGTAGGCAGACCAGGAGAAGAGAAGGTAAGACTTCATCTGTTCATTATAACCTTCGGTCTCATAATGTTAGATCCGATTAAGTTTATAGTGTGGAACATTCGTGGTGCTGCGAATAAGGAGTCGTTGCGGCATATTCGTTGCACTTGTAGATCAAACGATATTCGTTTACTGATTCTCTtggaaccattagctaatgtcTCCCATTTGGAGAGTGTGCAGCTGTTCTTGGGTTTTGATTTTGCTCAGTCCTTCGTGCATAACAAAATTTGGATATTCTGGTGTTCAGATGCGCGATATTCTTTTGTAGAAGCTGCGGATCAGGTGGTTCATATACATGTGTCTTTCCCCTCTggttcttccatttttattttgACTGTTTACGCGAGGTGTAACAGAATTGGTAGGCGACAGTTATGGGAGGCTCTGGAGCAATTTTCAACGTCTGTTACGCTTCCATGGATGGCCGTAGGGGATTACAACGTTATTTCTTCTGCGGAGGAAAGGATTGGAGGTTCAGCCCCGAATATTCGTGATCTGGAAGAATTTAACTCTGCATTAAATCGGAGTGGACTATTTCCAGTTCAGTTTGATGGGGCTGCCTACACATGGACAAATGGGCGTATGTGGCAGCGGCTTGATCGAGCGGTCGTTAATGCTGTTTGGCTGTCTTCTATTGAGCTGACTCGAGTTGCTCATCTTCAGAGAGGGCGGTCTGACCATTGTCCGTTGCTGGTTAAGGGAGGAAGTATGACAACGCGGCGGTCTTCCTTTCGATTTCTTAATGTTTGGTGAAGTCATCCTACTTTTCAACAAACAGTACGGTCTGCTTGGGCTCAGCCTGTTGCTGGAATTGGAATGcagaaattttttaataaattgaagGTGGTTAAGAGAGTTTTAGCTGGATGGAATGTGGATGTTTTTGGGAATGTCTCTCAACGGGTCAAAGTGGCAGCGGATAACTTATTGGCCAAGGAATTGTTGTATGATCAAAATAGGGACATGTTGTCTAGGTCGGCAGTACATGAGGCACGGCCAATTCATTCTCGGGAGCTAGCGTTAGAATGTGAATTCTGGAGACAAAAGGCAGCGATCAAATGGATCAAAGAGGGCGACGCGAATACCTCTTTTTTCCATGCAACGGTTAAGCAGAAACGCAGCTCTAATTTTATTGCACGGATTAGGGGCACCGGGGACAGTTGGTTTGATAGTATCGAGGATATTAAGCTGTCAGCGACTGATTTTTTCTCCTCTTTGTTCACAGTAGACCGCGATGTTTGTTCTGGGAGCAGACCGTCACTTGAGCTGCCTAAGCTTACGCAAGAGGAGAATGACATGCTACTGAAATCTCCATCGGTGGATGAAGTTTATACGGTGGTGTGCTCAATGGAGGCTCAGAGTGCTGCGGGGCCTGATGGGTTTGGAGGGGGTTTTTATCAAAGTTGTTGGGAGTGTATAAGAGATGACTTCATCGACGGGGTGCAGGATTTTTTTGCTGGTGCCACAATGCCCCGCGGATTTTCCAGTACGACGATCATTTTACTCCCCAAGAGGGAAGGTGCATGTGAGTGGAAAGATTTCCGACCAATAAGTTTAGCTAATGTTAGTGCAAAGATTATTTCTAAGATTTTGTCCACCCGTATCAACCAGCTCCTTCCTAGGTTGATTTTAGAGTTTCAGACTGGCTTTATCCCGGGCAAGGGAATACAAGATAATGTTTTGCTAGCTCAGGAAttaattctggatttggacaagaaacTGCGTCACCCTAACGTAATCTTGAAGTTGGATATGGAGAAGGCATACGACAGGGTGGACTGGGGGTTTTTATTATATATGCTTTGAGAATTTGGTTTTAAAGAAGGTGTAGTGGATCTGATTTTTCGGTTAATATCCAACGTCTGGTTTTCTGTCCTGGTTAATGGGGAACTCACCGGCTTTTTCAAGTCGACTAGAGGGGTTCGTCAGGGGGATCCGTTATCGTccactcttttcctttttgtctcGAAATTTCTTGGAAGGGGTCTTCAGCGGCTGTTTACTAGCACTCCAGCGTTTAGATTTTTGTCTAAGGGAGGGCTGGTCTCGTTTCTTGCGTTTGCCGATGACGTGATTATCTTCACCCGGGCATCGACTGAATGCCTACAAGCTGTGTCGTCCTTTCTACAGGAATATCAAACTCTTTCTGGCCAAAAAATTAATCTCTCCAAGAGTCATTTTCTGTGTTCGTCGAAGCTCCCTTCGGAGGTTATCCAATTAATTCAGCAAGTTACGGGATTTCAAGGGCAGCCTTGGCCTGTCAAATACTTGGGAGTCCCACTTTCTCTTGGCCGTTGTAAAAGTGTCTTATTTGATGGAGTAATTGCCTCTGTGAGAGCGAAGCTTCATCATTGGAGTTCCCGGTTTCTGTCTGCTGGGGGAAAACTCATCTTGATTCATCATGTGTTGAGTTCAATGCCTCTTTACCTCTTGCAGGTTACTAAACCGCCTAAGGGGGTCTTTCTTAGATTGGGCAAGCTGTTTAACGCTTTTTTGTGGGATGGCAAGGATGGTAGGAGGATTCATTGGTCCTCTTGGGAAAAAGTATGCTTTCCAGTTGAAGAAGGGGGGTTGGGGTTTCGATCTCTATTGGATTTAGAGAGGGCTTTTGCAATGAAATTATGGTGGACAATACGTCAAAAGAGCTCTCTTTGCGCCAGATTTATGCACCGTAAGTACATTGGCGAGCAACATCCATGTTTGGTTTCGGCTGCTGTGGGGTCGGCAACATGGAAGAGGGTCTGTTTGGTTCGGGCTATCACTGAGGATAATATTCGTTGGCGGCTTGGTGAAGGATTCATCGATTTGTGGTATGATCGATGGCTTTTCAATAAACCTCTTAGCAGACAGGTTACTGGTGCGCCTCCTCACTTTTTGGTAGCTGAGTTTTATACCTCTACGGGGTGGAATACTGATCGTCTCCTCCAGATCCTTCCTCGACCTATTGTTAATATTATTTCCCAAACACTTGTTGATCCGAAACTTAAGGACGAGTTAATTTGGGCTCCTTCCGCTGATGGTACATTTTCTGTGTCGTCAGCCTGGGAACTAGTTCGACAGCGGCGTAACATGTCTTTGGTTTGCCGTGGAATTTGGTGTCCGTTGCTCCCGTTAAAAATATCGTACTTAGCTTGGAGGGTTTTGTCTGATTTCCTCCCTCTGGACGACAAGCTCCGGTCTAGAGGAATGGCCATGGTTTCCAAATGTGATTGCTGTGGTAATGCGGTGGAATCTTTGAATCATATTTTTTTACATGGCAGGTTAGCAAGTGCTGTTTGGCAACATTTCTTTCTGGCTTGCGGAATTCCGTGGCGTTCATTCTCATGTGTTTCTTCACTGCTAGTGGCGTGGTTTCAATCTTCTAGCAATGGCCGATTGGATCATGTTCGGTGCGTAATACCGGTAGTAGTGTTATGGTTTCTATGGCGTAGTAGAAATGATGCTCGGTTTGGAAATATTCACCCTGTCTATTCCAAAGTTATTTTCGACGCCAATGGGTGGTTGGTTGCTAAGGGGGCGGCATGTATGCTAAACAGAGTGCAGTTGGAGGGGGATATGGATACGTATTTTGCACGTTACTTTCGGATCAAACCAGCTAAATCCTTCTGTCTGAAGGCCATATCATGGATGAAGCCGCCTCGAGGGTCGTTCAAACTTAACACAGATGCAAGTGTGATCAATGGTTTGGCTAAAGGTGGTGGGGTGATACGTGATTCTGAAGGGAAGATGCTTGGTGCTTTTTATAAGGAATTTGGGGAATATGAGGTGGTATATGCGGAGGGCTTAGCATTGTTTACTGGGCTGCAGTGGTGTATGGGAATAGGGTTGTCAGATATTTTGGTAGAGGTGGATTCCTTAGTGTTGGTAAGGTTGGTTCAGAGTCAATCTGTTGGTAAGTGGCCGTTGTGTAGCGTCTTAGGTCAAATTCGCTTGTTACTGGGCAAGGTGAAGGGGTCCATTACACATATTCATCGTGAGGCGAATGCCGTGGCAGACAGCTTAGCAGCGTTATCTCGGGAGAGTCCATATGTTACTTTCCAATCTTGTCAGCAGCTTCCAAGTAGAGTTCGGTCGCTGATTAATTTGGATGCAATAGGTTATCCATACATTCGCAGATTTACTGTGTAGGAATAGTACTCCTAGTTCTCTGGCATGTATTGAAGGTTGGGATTTTTTCCACCTTCTTGGTTCTATCCTTTACAATAAATAAATGATCGggggttttccccttttatttaaaaaaaatgatttttgttttagacTGTTTGCATTTGTATAGCATTTTAGATcattattatctattattttattttagttttcagtTTTGTATTCGTTTGATGCCCTTTtagctgtttatttttattgtaaaatttttagcacaaaatttgtcaaaagaaaaattaggcatgaaaaatgtgttttatttcttttgttgtttattaattgaaaaaaaaagaaaaaaatcattaatcaagcaCGAGGAAAATTTTAGTTTCGTTTTTATCTTTCGTTACTAGTTTTgtgctttttatttttatttaaaatactattttttattgtattattattaaaaaaatgtgcaattccattttttcgGCCGACTGTTTTGTCCATCGTTGGGTACGATCAGATGACTGGAACTTGATTCCATTTTTTGCGGCTCTCATCAGGACCCTTGATAGGAGGGTTTAGGGGTTGGAAATTcctataaaaaggaaagaaacagcCGAGAGGAAAGGGAGGTTTTTTGGGGACGGCTGAAGAAAGAAACCAAGCAAGAGTAAAGAAACTTGGCGGCTGGAGAGAAGAAAGGAGATAGCAAGCCGACGGCTAGAAAATCTGAGTAGAGAGAGCTAAGCGGGAATAGAGGCTACGgataagaaataaaaatgaaaaccagaagaagaaagcttcggACGATGACGGAAAGGAAATTGCAGGAATCCCATCTGCAAAAGCCCAGCCCGGCTGATGAACTAACTTGCATCGGTGCCAGATTCCTGTTTTAATTCTGGCCTTCTGAAGGATATTTTATTTCTGCGCACTCTTGGGAGGCCATAGAAGAAATCTCGTTCACAAATCTCTGGGAAGAGATCACCGGAAGACAGAAAATTAAGAGCCAAAGTGACGGCTTCATCAGTGCGAAGTTCTGCGGCGGCGACGTTCGCGATTTCATTTTTGGAATTGGCAGCGCTTCCTGGCATTTTCCACTCTCAACTAACCATGAGACCATCCTCAGGTAACTTTGGCctcttcttttgttcattttacaCGGCTTTCATGAAGATTCCAGCAGCTTTCTTTCACTCATTTTCTTGTCCGGGTTTCGACACGAATGGCTATATCATGTATTCCCCTAGATAGATGTTCGGTTCCTTTCATCTTCATGCATTTGTTGGGCCATCATCTTGAGTTATCTCATTCGTTGTTGAATGGGAATTCATGAGAAGTCAGTTGTTATGTGTGGAAATTCATGGCtgtttgtttgtgtttgtgcgTGATCTGTGTTGGAAATCTTTTAAggaatgcatgatttggctgggatttcatttttctttcgatTGGTGGTTGGATAGAACCAATATAAGAAAGTTGCAGAAAATTGTGTCTGAAAAATGCAGAAATGTTTTCGATGTTTGCGACTGGTCTTTCTCTTGTTCGTTCATATGTTCCAGTAGCGGTTTTCCTTGCGTTTCTGTGGAATCTTGAGGATTGCTTAAGACCTTGTTTGAGAGGTTTTTGGTTTGGGTAGCATTAAGCAAGATTTtagtttctatttttcttttgcaaGGCATGCACGTGATTAGGAACTTAGAAGATAAAAGCCATCAATTTTCTTTATCTTGTTTGGGTTTGTTTGTTTTGGGTGTGGGTCAAAGTTTTCAGAATCTTTTCATATCATTTTGTTGTGTTCTTACTGATGGTGGTAGAACAAGTTAGGATTTGTTTGAGTTAGGTTGCATGAATGTATCTAGgctggaaagaaaagaaaccgcATGAGTATGGTTACAGAAGGCAGCAAGCCTTGTTGCAGAAAGCTTTTTCGTTCCTTgcatgaaaaacaaaaggaagaatcACCTTTTAACCCCTCAGTTTGTGTTTAATTCTATTATGGaccagaaaattggaaaaatcaatcaaattggccccctttaactttttttaattgtttcaattgggtccttgtttgttccaatttgatgaatatgagttatttagtttatttgaatgttttggaataattcaatttcatgtttatttccatctcttgtgattattttgttaattaaagtgatgccttgacattttctttgtcttttggagggtaaataagtcatttcacttcattagagtttcaaatcaagggaggtacaccctttCCCTcgtttcttactttatttgactctatgtgccttatgtgactttacgtgCTTAACTGCTTGCCTTTTGAATTATTtctctatttatttattcgctttatttatttttaaatttgcatatttattttagttcaattttggttatttgaaaggcatttaaatgccaagatgtaatagttaggtattcaTTTATTCTTTTCCCCCTCTTAGTTTGTAGTAGGTTTCCCccctttgtaatagatagggcttatgtgctatgtgcttgtgtgtgcctatgtgtttatcgctttcctaggcctttgcatctagatatgcatgcttatgtgttatgtgaattacgtgcttaCATGCTTACTTGCTTTAACTGTGCCTActtacttgtatatatatggtgaatgcaaatgcacgttaccgtgactagtccaatgctagtcatggtcttcccctcgagccctcatgtaacatcccgaatattaggaggttgtttgtgaagaaaatattaaagtgtatatctttggggtttgatttaaaaccttattttgttttaaaagactagaaaccctaattttaattactggaattggaaaaatccctcacgttttcttaaaaaaatttccttttagttgaaaattatcatttattaaagccctactatccaattattccataataagtgcaaatgaatctagaaagtagggttttattcttcggtttcaagtttggagcaaaattagggttttcgcgattttccgccggatgaattttcggtacggagcaaggaccaaattgggtgattaaaagtgacttttaagtgagaaataacatgtgagtagtagcaatgatataaggttagtgaatgggaagtaaaaaccctagtacgtgagttttaagaaaaacggcgcgaaccggcgggtcccgcgcactaccgtttgaacgcaccacttgaccaccatttttgcttaccaaacaaatttattgaacttgagcaaaatatcttctctcttggcagcaagcttgaccgaaattgtgGTTCATATGCaaggggaaagaaagagaaaattttgtggccaagattagtccaagtgtttgcccaatttgtggacaccattagtcctaatcctcttgctttattataaggcaactaagctccatttctcttcatatttctgccaaggagccgagagagagagaggggaagaacaagagagaaatttcttcatttcatcttcaaatccaacaacttagtgagaaaataaacaaagtaaaccgattaaacttgttcttgagtgactaggtggtgatttgtggtaagtttttggaaggaggaagcttgggctactctttgtgacctctattcaaggtaagagagcttatctctctaagttttgctttcaattttgttaaattaagtttagtagtttgattatagtggtggaatcatggatgattagcatgttttagatgtttttccccaatttatttgatgaactagggcttatgaaaattctgcccaaattgttgtataatgcttatatgttgcaattgaggttgtataaggtgttttggtagagattggaccaagaaattaaggaaagttgcattagaaactcaaaatttcagaatctggaatttttgctcaacattctgtccgaatttgtatctgtatgatagaggccgaattggccttaggtcaaagaataaaagttgtagagaatggaattttataggttcctacaaaatttcagctcaatcggagcaacataggatgtgaaaagtccaaaatacccttactattttaagtatttcctaagcagtccgtgtgatcagttaagtccagtttatcaccttttttgactaggatcccttctgatttagctttttgccaaaacatgaaagttgtagtattctg containing:
- the LOC140035675 gene encoding uncharacterized protein; translated protein: MAAPQHGEAPLLARPTKTFASILSQSPSSSSSSIGHLSTYKGEPSLVISSQDMIQIAAPYSNALVGRFAVGRPSMEIIRKFIVSLGLRGECPIGLLDSKHILLRPSVEEDYTRLWCRKSWYIGKFHMSLSKWTIDFKPGAESSIAPVWVNFPGLPLPFFEKQFLLKLGNLLGRPLKVDEATASLKRPSVARILLEVDVLHSPRSRIWIGDDQWGFWQKIEYEEYPSYCVFCSSIGHVESTCHQKYPELRPVRRARPSASTQVRQVFQPKGGPAVDESLPVVDPGVVIVPRVQVRENSNPAADVSITGIPSSSSNPVRGSPTQANVHTQDPVLPDSYRGGAADTQNDISVLTRFPPDSSSSVKALSDTIPSFGRDDILLTKSVASMPQRERACSLSPRRHEGHARLVRYNSEGQLGVKSISLVELKNFGDRLASRITASKLCGDPVVPGALLDDTDTQLLQNLVQGHKTRGRQTRRREDPIKFIVWNIRGAANKESLRHIRCTCRSNDIRLLILLEPLANVSHLESVQLFLGFDFAQSFVHNKIWIFWCSDARYSFVEAADQVVHIHVSFPSGSSIFILTVYARCNRIGRRQLWEALEQFSTSVTLPWMAVGDYNVISSAEERIGGSAPNIRDLEEFNSALNRSGLFPVQFDGAAYTWTNGRMWQRLDRAVVNAVWLSSIELTRVAHLQRGRSDHCPLLVKGGIRSAWAQPVAGIGMQKFFNKLKVVKRVLAGWNVDVFGNVSQRVKVAADNLLAKELLYDQNRDMLSRSAVHEARPIHSRELALECEFWRQKAAIKWIKEGDANTSFFHATVKQKRSSNFIARIRGTGDSWFDSIEDIKLSATDFFSSLFTVDRDVCSGSRPSLELPKLTQEENDMLLKSPSVDEVYTVVCSMEAQSAAGPDGFGGGFYQSCWECIRDDFIDGVQDFFAGATMPRGFSSTTIILLPKREGACEWKDFRPISLANVSAKIISKILSTRINQLLPRLILEFQTGFIPGKGIQDNVLLAQELILDLDKKLRHPNVILKLDMEKAYDRSTRGVRQGDPLSSTLFLFVSKFLGRGLQRLFTSTPAFRFLSKGGLVSFLAFADDVIIFTRASTECLQAVSSFLQEYQTLSGQKINLSKSHFLCSSKLPSEVIQLIQQVTGFQGQPWPVKYLGVPLSLGRCKSVLFDGVIASVRAKLHHWSSRFLSAGGKLILIHHVLSSMPLYLLQVTKPPKGVFLRLGKLFNAFLWDGKDGRRIHWSSWEKVCFPVEEGGLGFRSLLDLERAFAMKLWWTIRQKSSLCARFMHRKYIGEQHPCLVSAAVGSATWKRVCLVRAITEDNIRWRLGEGFIDLWYDRWLFNKPLSRQVTGAPPHFLVAEFYTSTGWNTDRLLQILPRPIVNIISQTLVDPKLKDELIWAPSADGTFSVSSAWELVRQRRNMSLVCRGIWCPLLPLKISYLAWRVLSDFLPLDDKLRSRGMAMVSKCDCCGNAVESLNHIFLHGRLASAVWQHFFLACGIPWRSFSCVSSLLVAWFQSSSNGRLDHVRCVIPVVVLWFLWRSRNDARFGNIHPVYSKVIFDANGWLVAKGAACMLNRVQLEGDMDTYFARYFRIKPAKSFCLKAISWMKPPRGSFKLNTDASVINGLAKGGGVIRDSEGKMLGAFYKEFGEYEVVYAEGLALFTGLQWCMGIGLSDILVEVDSLVLVRLVQSQSVGKWPLCSVLGQIRLLLGKVKGSITHIHREANAVADSLAALSRESPYVTFQSCQQLPSRVRSLINLDAIGYPYIRRFTV